A single Staphylococcus muscae DNA region contains:
- a CDS encoding MetQ/NlpA family ABC transporter substrate-binding protein, with protein MRRLRIFTLLLFAFAVILTACGQQKEASKEDKKIVVAASPAPHAEILEEAKALLKDKGYDLEVKVINDYTTPNKLLDAGEIDANFFQHTPYLETEKKNKKYKIESAGNVHLEPMAVYSKKHKSLKDLPDGAEVFVSNNPSEQGRFLKFFVDEGLIKIKDGVKIQDATFDDIVENKKDIKFNNKQAGEFLTKTYQNNEGDAVIINSNFAIEQKLNPQKDSIAVENSKDNPYTNLIAVQEGHKDDAKIKALIEVLQSKDIQDFIIKKYDGVVTPAE; from the coding sequence CTGTCATTTTAACAGCTTGTGGTCAACAAAAAGAGGCGTCAAAAGAAGATAAGAAAATTGTTGTTGCAGCATCTCCTGCGCCTCATGCAGAAATTCTCGAAGAAGCCAAAGCATTATTAAAAGATAAAGGTTATGATTTAGAAGTAAAAGTAATCAATGACTACACAACACCTAACAAATTGTTAGATGCAGGTGAAATCGATGCGAATTTCTTCCAACACACACCATACTTAGAGACCGAAAAGAAAAATAAAAAATATAAAATCGAATCAGCAGGTAATGTTCACTTAGAACCAATGGCTGTCTATTCAAAAAAACATAAAAGCTTAAAAGATTTACCAGATGGCGCAGAGGTTTTCGTTTCTAACAACCCATCTGAACAAGGTCGTTTCCTTAAATTTTTTGTAGATGAAGGTTTAATTAAAATTAAAGATGGCGTTAAAATTCAAGACGCAACTTTTGATGATATTGTAGAAAACAAAAAAGACATTAAATTCAACAACAAACAAGCTGGAGAGTTCTTAACAAAAACGTATCAAAATAATGAAGGTGATGCGGTAATCATTAACTCTAACTTTGCAATTGAGCAAAAATTAAACCCACAAAAAGATTCTATTGCAGTTGAAAACAGCAAAGACAATCCATATACAAACTTAATCGCAGTTCAAGAAGGACATAAAGACGATGCAAAAATAAAAGCATTAATTGAAGTTTTACAATCAAAAGATATTCAAGATTTTATCATTAAGAAATATGACGGTGTAGTAACACCAGCTGAATAA